The genomic interval AATGTCGGTATCTCAAGGTTTTTTCGATTGGAAAAAACTATTAAAACCAGTTGCTGATAAGCTTGGGCTTGACATTAATGATGAGCAACATGATTTAACTTCATTGGCTCAATTTTTTGTTGACGATCATGGAGGAGTTAGGGGAGAACTAGACCAAATACTTGTCGAAGAATATGGTAAAACAAAAATGTCAGTCTCTGATAATCATCGGATTCTAGCTAGACTTCCAATTCAAATATATTGGACCACCAATTATGATAGACTAATTGAAAACGCATTATTAGAACAGGGTAAAACACCTGATATTAAAAAAGCACAATCAGATTTGACAGTAAATCTACCAAAGCGAGATGCAATTATATACAAAATGCATGGAGATATTGAAACTGTATCTGAAACAGTTCTAACAAAACATGAGTATGAAGATTATAATAAAAAAAGAGAATTGTTTAGTAATGCATTTAAAAGTGACTATGTTTCTAGAACATTTTTATTTATCGGATTCAGTTTTACTGATCCCAATCTTGACTACTTAATTAGTCGTATAAGAACAACATTAGGCCAGAATATAAAACCAGACTATTATTTCATAAAAAAAGAAACGGATACAAGATTGCAGAGAAGGCAAGAACTTAGAGCGAACTCCTTAAAAAAATACGGATTAAATCCATTATGGATAAATGAATATCCCGAAATAACTACAATTCTTAAGGAAGTAGAATCTAGATTTTTACGGACAACAATTTTAATATCAGGTAGCGCTGAAAATTATGGAAGTTTTGGTGAAAAAAGAGCTGTAGAACTTCTACATGACCTTAGCAAGTCTCTTTCAAATAATTCATACAAGATTCTGACAGGCTTTGGCTGGGGTGTTGGTAGTGCTGTAATTAACGGGGTTTTAGATAATATGGAAAGTGAAAGAAATCAAAACATGGACAATTACTTAATTATGAGACCTTTCCCTCAATTTGAAACTCACGGAAAAAACTTAAAAGAATTATGGGTCGAATATCGAAAAAGATTTATACCCTTAGCTGGTATTGCAATTTTTGTTTTTGGAAACAGAAAGAACAAAACTACCGGAGTTCTTGAAGAAGCAACTGGAGTAATTGATGAGTTCAACATTGCTTTTGAGAATGGACTCTTATTAATTCCTATTGGAGCCACAGGATTTGTGTCAAAATGCCTTTGGGATCAAATTATTGCTTCATTTAAGGATTTCTTTCCTAATCATGAATATTTACTTGACGATTTCAAACTACTTGGTGATACTACTATTGATAACTCAGTGATAATTAAAACCGTTTTAAAAATAATCAATACATTGAATTCAAGGCAATAGAACACAAAAAGGAGCATTTATATGGCAACAAAAAGAAGAGTTTTTTACAGTTTTCATTACGACAACGATGTTTTTAGAGTTCAACAAATTAGGAACATGGGTGCTATTGATGGAGATGAACCTGTCTCGAAGAATGACTGGGAAACAGTAAAGAAAGGTGGGGATAAAGCAATTGAAAAATGGATTGATGAAAATATGGATGGAAAAAGTTGTGTAGTTGTTCTTATAGGTGAAGATACTTATAAAAGACCGTGGGTTAAACATGAAATTGTAAAAGCTTGGAATGAAAAAAGAGGGCTTGTTGGTATTTACATACATAATTTGAAAGACCCAAAAACAGGAACTTGCTATAAGGGAACAAACCCTTTTGAACAATTTACTTGTAATAGTGGTAAAAAATTATCTGATTATGTAGAATGTTATAATCCTAAAAGTACAGACGCTTATAATGATATAAAAGAAAATCTTGCAGACTGGATTGAAAAAGCAATTGAAGACAGAAAATAAGCTCTAACTCAGACCAATATTTTTTCACGATTAATAAAGTGTATATATGTGGTCTATCAATTGTAAGATTTATTGGATATCTGAATTTATAAGGATGTGAAACTATATAATAGGCCAATAATATCGTCGAACAACTGCTTCAACCTGACATTGCTATTGTCACACTTTTTGCTAGTCGTCGCTTTGCTCCTCGGCAAAAAGTGCGCCAATGTACGCAATGCAGGTTAAGCAAATGTTCAGCAGATAATAATACAAAAATCGAAATTAAGACATGAAATTACATATTTAACTCAGAATTATAATTCTGAACTAAGTAATTTGCGTATTACGGTTACAAAAAAGGCCGTCCTGTTGGGACGGCCTTATAAGGTAGTACTTACTATTTAGTACACTTTCTTGTCTCTACAACAATCGGAATCTGGAAGGCTTGATTTCCGCTTGGCCGTACAACCGTTCCATTAATATACCCGGCTGTTACTGTGCTGATAATCGACTTATCAAGTGATGGTACTTTTGCAGCTTCATTTATATCCCATGCAGACCAGGTTCCATGATGATCATACCAACTTCCCCAACTTTTATACGAATATCTTTGTTCATGTTCTGGCCAATAATAATCTGTATTGGCTTTATAGTCAGATTCAGACATTCGTAACGGAGTAGAACGCTCTTGCCTAACAAAAGTTGGAGACCATGTTGTAATTGGAGTCCAGCTTGAGTTACCGTTTCCGTTCGGAAGATTTGGTGAAATATAGGCATTATACCCAGTATGAGTCCCGCCATCATCTTTATAGCGAACAAAATACAAGTTATTTCCGAATGAAGCATACCAGTATTGGTTATCACCATTATACACTGCATGTTCCCATCTTACTGTTAGCCGGTCATTATCTTTTTTGAAATATGTATCATGAGTAACAAGCCGTTCATAAATAATGTAATCTACCGTATGCTTGACATTCCACAGTCCTGTTGACGGTTGACTTAGCACTATTGGAGTCGGAGATGAAGTTGCATTAACATATTGCACATTGCTAATTGAGTATGAAGCGTTCTCTTCTACAACGGACAAAGAGACTGATACATCTTCTCCATCACCTAAGACCAACATACCACCTTCAGCGTTATACCTTGAATACGATCCTTGCTTGGAGATTATCACTGGTTTTACTGTAAGGCGGCTATATCCGAAATTTAGGCTACAGGTCTGTGTTCCGAATTTGTAATTATTATACACATTTGTTGCTGAAACCGAGAAATTAGCGGTTCCTTCCTTTGTTGGACGTATGTAAATCTCCCGTTTAGTCTTATCAATGGTATATGTTGCAATATCATTATCAATGAGCAAATCAATGCGAGCATCAGCAGGGTTTACCTCATAACTAATTATGTACAATTGTGGGTTTGATGAATCATATTTTGGTTCAGTCTTAATAAGCGTCTTATTTATGCTCAGCTTATAATCCCAAGCACAAGTAATATTGATACTTGCGCTCATACTGTTCGCTGTTCCGGAAAGTTTTGTAACTCCTTCGGAAAGGCCTGTAACGGTCACTGTTTTTGAGCTCGTATCAACAGCGTACGTTACAAAATCATTTGAATTGGTCATCCAATTTATCGAAGCATCCTCAGGAATCAAGACATACTTGAAAGTCTTCTTTTGACCAGGTTGTAGACGCATTGACTGGGTATCAAAACTGAATTGCCTTGATGCAGCTATCAACACATCACATTTAGCTGTTTTTCCCTTGAACTCGGCCGTAACCGTGGTTTTTCCGGTAGATAAGGCATAAAGGGCGACTGTTTTCCCGCTTCCGAGAATTGACACGATCTCAGCACCACCGACCTTATCAGCGCTCCATGTAATAGCTTTATAGTCCTCGCTTGTACCAAGATCTATATTTGCAGATATTTCAACCGTTTTACCGGTCTCTGTTGCTATATAGTTCTTGTTTAGCGAGATTCCAGCATTTGATCCTTCTACCTGTACATGTATGGTATAGATAGTTGATGTCTTCGGGTGAGAAATCCGTATGGACGTTTCACCGGCTTTTAACGGCTTAACGATGATATTTGATCCAGAGGTGCCTATAAGACTTGCAATAGATGGATCAGTAATTTTCCATTGTAGATTATACTGGTCTGGAGTCGAGATTCCCTCTCCGACAATCGAAGCACTCACAGATCTCTGAGAATCAGTAATTTTCATCGCAAGGACATTGGTTTGAGACGTAATATAAGGAGCTGTCATCTCAGTAGCTTTCTTAACATAAATCATTAAGTCGCTTTTAGCTCCGGAAGGGCTTGTAGCAGTAACAATCGCTGTTCCAGTTGCAAGAGCAGTTACCTGAGCGACCTTATTAGTGCCAGTGATTGTTACAATCTTTGAGTTGTCAGTTGCATAGGTAACTCTACCGGAATACTCTCCTTCGATAGCCGGAACCTGCATTGCAACAAATTGAGTCGTACCTTCAGCAATCGTCATTGATGACTGAGAAAAAGCAAATTGAGAATATTCGGTGACCCTGACAATTATCTTCCCATCATACGGAGATTTTGGATGCGAGATAGTTATTTCAGCTTTTCCTTCTTGTCGGGGCGTTATGACCGCTGTATTTGCAGAATAGGTAAGGTCTATAACATTATAGTTATCCGCGCTCCATACAAAGCCATATTTATCTTCAGCTGTACCGCCAACTAAGGTAGCTGTGACAGTTTGTGCTGAATCAGCAGGTTTCATTGATACAATTGGAAGCGAAGGGTTTATATAGAGGTTTGAAGATGGGGCCGCTTCATCAACAATTACCACCAAGGGGAATGGATATGTCGATTTTGGATGAGTGACAGTAAGACGGCACTCTCCAGCGGAAATACCTTTCACGACTGCGCTTTGACCATTCGAGGTAAGCTGAATAAGATCTCCACGATCAACCGTCCACACAAAATGTTGGTTATCCGATTCACTTCCACCAGCGAGTGTCACTGAAAGCGTTTTAGAAGATCCTCCCTTGGTAACGGAAAGAATGTTTTGGCTTGATGTGATGTAAGGACTTGAGGCTGCGTCTTGGAGTGTATTTGATATAATTACAGTAATATCAAGCGGATAAACACAGGAGGCGTGCTTCACTGTAACACGAGCGACACCCGCACTGATTCCTGATAATACCGCAGTTCCACCATTATCAACGATTTGCAGGATAGAGGGGTTGTCAGAAGTCCAAGCATAATCCGCAGCACTTGTTTCAGATGTACCTGATAAACGAACACTTACGGTTTGTTGAGTACCGGTTACCATCCGAACAACGTTTTGTGTTGTAGTAAGATAGGAAAGTCCATCAATATCTGCTTGAGTGTT from Teretinema zuelzerae carries:
- a CDS encoding SIR2 family protein, encoding MKLDRDIESFINNYVKALKEKNAVAFIGSGMSVSQGFFDWKKLLKPVADKLGLDINDEQHDLTSLAQFFVDDHGGVRGELDQILVEEYGKTKMSVSDNHRILARLPIQIYWTTNYDRLIENALLEQGKTPDIKKAQSDLTVNLPKRDAIIYKMHGDIETVSETVLTKHEYEDYNKKRELFSNAFKSDYVSRTFLFIGFSFTDPNLDYLISRIRTTLGQNIKPDYYFIKKETDTRLQRRQELRANSLKKYGLNPLWINEYPEITTILKEVESRFLRTTILISGSAENYGSFGEKRAVELLHDLSKSLSNNSYKILTGFGWGVGSAVINGVLDNMESERNQNMDNYLIMRPFPQFETHGKNLKELWVEYRKRFIPLAGIAIFVFGNRKNKTTGVLEEATGVIDEFNIAFENGLLLIPIGATGFVSKCLWDQIIASFKDFFPNHEYLLDDFKLLGDTTIDNSVIIKTVLKIINTLNSRQ
- a CDS encoding TIR domain-containing protein, which encodes MATKRRVFYSFHYDNDVFRVQQIRNMGAIDGDEPVSKNDWETVKKGGDKAIEKWIDENMDGKSCVVVLIGEDTYKRPWVKHEIVKAWNEKRGLVGIYIHNLKDPKTGTCYKGTNPFEQFTCNSGKKLSDYVECYNPKSTDAYNDIKENLADWIEKAIEDRK
- a CDS encoding Ig-like domain-containing protein, which codes for MRHSKPNAFLAFVVLISFLMVLISFLTASCSLFLSNDKDESVTVKSLAFSKTTLSLGIGGIEYLTLSINPTEAKSNARIEYTYDESVIKVDGDSSGATVSGLRNGNTVLIAKANGQAAACVIGVSGIDPITENAPYISTTMPVVEMEAGTTKKILVSLSKGSSAEMSQFSWSIDKSSIATVEASGQNGIISAKTNGVARITVSHPSSTYPLELLVFVKPENEKAIYLTTSQNIISLAHNGADRKVSVSLVNGDGADQNSFTWEVLDSEESAPGTISLTANGANAEISPRADGRATVRVSHPRALYPLDIKVRVVTIIENVYIDVIESKVTVNGSTPANLSVSLKGSTRVNELDPSQFQWTIDDSSICDFASYHNEVVLNGKKNGIAKLTVSHPAAKYPREIMIFVENQADGAVHSGAFITTSQNYIRTKLGLEESELLVSLVGGEAGDEKNFVWSVDNPDIISLRTTNGTTGVWGRTASIITQRANGTAFIEPKKEGSAVIYITHPKALTPTEVLVKVFPSYASFEEPLVIKGQSLLGLVRGTSQKLAVTLQGNVTINDESSLDWSSADSNIVTVAGAGKEQLVTAVGNGQTFITITNPRADNPKKILCYVAETAEELEAMQVLYSEKTYYNLIAGKSDQLYLMTRNLSPEELTAIQWSSSNSSVATVTPSDKNTVSTITGVSSGTAIITASLAGLQSVRFTVTVYPVGTDLSVLPPSIFFTTAQNVVQFPSINTDKVVSVTPVNLPLSDYSGISWISDSPSIVEVIPNGNTATITSKSKGTAVISISHPKADNVLKITVRIGDEYIIVNPKDPFISTSKDVVGLISGSQGEQITAKLENGADTTLFSWEIDDPSIAAISPLGNKCYIVPKVPGQARLIVRHANSTYDKNVLILVGNTQADIDGLSYLTTTQNVVRMVTGTQQTVSVRLSGTSETSAADYAWTSDNPSILQIVDNGGTAVLSGISAGVARVTVKHASCVYPLDITVIISNTLQDAASSPYITSSQNILSVTKGGSSKTLSVTLAGGSESDNQHFVWTVDRGDLIQLTSNGQSAVVKGISAGECRLTVTHPKSTYPFPLVVIVDEAAPSSNLYINPSLPIVSMKPADSAQTVTATLVGGTAEDKYGFVWSADNYNVIDLTYSANTAVITPRQEGKAEITISHPKSPYDGKIIVRVTEYSQFAFSQSSMTIAEGTTQFVAMQVPAIEGEYSGRVTYATDNSKIVTITGTNKVAQVTALATGTAIVTATSPSGAKSDLMIYVKKATEMTAPYITSQTNVLAMKITDSQRSVSASIVGEGISTPDQYNLQWKITDPSIASLIGTSGSNIIVKPLKAGETSIRISHPKTSTIYTIHVQVEGSNAGISLNKNYIATETGKTVEISANIDLGTSEDYKAITWSADKVGGAEIVSILGSGKTVALYALSTGKTTVTAEFKGKTAKCDVLIAASRQFSFDTQSMRLQPGQKKTFKYVLIPEDASINWMTNSNDFVTYAVDTSSKTVTVTGLSEGVTKLSGTANSMSASINITCAWDYKLSINKTLIKTEPKYDSSNPQLYIISYEVNPADARIDLLIDNDIATYTIDKTKREIYIRPTKEGTANFSVSATNVYNNYKFGTQTCSLNFGYSRLTVKPVIISKQGSYSRYNAEGGMLVLGDGEDVSVSLSVVEENASYSISNVQYVNATSSPTPIVLSQPSTGLWNVKHTVDYIIYERLVTHDTYFKKDNDRLTVRWEHAVYNGDNQYWYASFGNNLYFVRYKDDGGTHTGYNAYISPNLPNGNGNSSWTPITTWSPTFVRQERSTPLRMSESDYKANTDYYWPEHEQRYSYKSWGSWYDHHGTWSAWDINEAAKVPSLDKSIISTVTAGYINGTVVRPSGNQAFQIPIVVETRKCTK